In Geobacillus kaustophilus, a genomic segment contains:
- a CDS encoding AAA family ATPase: protein MKPISLTIAGLHSFREKQTIDFTALCDGGVFGIFGPTGSGKSTILDAMTLALFGSVERAANRTQAIINHAEQELFVSFTFELENAAGVKRYTVERSLKKVDEWRTRSAVCRLIEHRSEPIVLADKLSDVDKAIGQLLGLTMEDFTRAVVLPQGKFAEFLSLKGSERRQMLQRLFHLERYGDQLNKKLKDRLAAAEQEWEKIEAEKAGLGDASKAALEQAEADVRELAGLFAKRKKELEEVEADVERTKQLWEWQQEKEAVEQELAALRRHESGIRELEEKKERAEQAERIWPYWEQCEQACRLRAEAFRRHEELARRLEEAQSSYEEAVRRYERARQEKAQREPELLAQMERLRQAEQLERQMEALRQELAALNEERERLIAKEKAAARRFEEASAWYERGAKRQQELKEELKRHEEALAGKDESERAYRQKQNIEQAASAIARVDAQLRQKEAVWRRSKEEKLERERRAAAVSSRLHELFRRVEQTYRFVCRRQQDAEKQLYTFQKAMEAERQRAEEARTAQLASALAERLRPGEPCPVCGSREHPHPAVAMHDVQPSRLSELEAERQRYQQDWQTVVSFKAQLEQLAELAVGHEAPPVFAESGSVEETVDLTVEVRALAQDVIELKEAVYRALAEWNEAESARREAEKAYQWIAVDIEALQAEKQRLEEGRSQLEQQWRQMYPFLSLETIDAVYEQLREREKVRRDVQKRLEDSVLFLEEKQRAKEEAAEERRRLETERVRLDSLISAKQQQWNEYERQRGEKAGSGPAAVQLQKAEAEWRQLQNGEQQAYEAWQRAQREYRMLESETKAAKQAWEESVRREEEALARWRGALSDTMFADAEQVKQAKAEKAERDEWNEAIRRYWRQIEQAEHRLAQLAAAIGGAAVSAEQWETMQCVYAELKEQVEAMTQQLGAAQAKVEELRKKHSRFVELEEKQAELSRRIERYKQLQALLRGNSFVEFMAEEQLEQVTAMASERLQRLTRHRYSLELDSQGGFLIRDDANGGVRRPVSTLSGGETFLTSLSLALALSAQIQLRGEYPLRFFFLDEGFGTLDAELLETVISALEKLHTEQLAVGVISHVQEIRNRLPRRLIVEPAEPSGRGTRVWLEMI, encoded by the coding sequence ATGAAACCGATCTCGCTGACGATCGCCGGGCTTCATAGCTTTCGTGAAAAGCAGACGATCGATTTCACCGCGCTGTGCGACGGCGGCGTGTTCGGCATTTTCGGACCGACCGGAAGCGGCAAATCAACGATTTTAGACGCCATGACGCTCGCCTTGTTCGGCAGTGTCGAGCGGGCGGCCAACCGCACGCAGGCGATCATCAACCACGCGGAGCAAGAGCTGTTCGTCTCGTTTACGTTTGAGTTGGAAAACGCGGCAGGAGTGAAACGATATACAGTCGAACGCAGCTTGAAAAAGGTGGACGAGTGGCGGACGCGCAGCGCCGTTTGCCGTTTGATTGAGCACCGGTCCGAGCCGATCGTGCTCGCTGATAAACTGTCAGATGTGGACAAGGCGATCGGGCAATTGCTTGGCTTGACGATGGAAGATTTCACTCGGGCGGTCGTCTTGCCGCAAGGAAAATTTGCCGAATTTTTATCGCTCAAAGGGTCGGAGCGGCGGCAAATGTTGCAGCGCCTCTTCCATCTTGAGCGGTATGGCGATCAGTTGAACAAAAAGCTGAAAGACCGGCTCGCGGCGGCGGAGCAAGAATGGGAAAAAATCGAAGCGGAAAAAGCAGGGCTCGGAGACGCTTCAAAAGCGGCGCTTGAGCAGGCAGAGGCGGATGTGCGGGAGCTCGCGGGGCTGTTTGCCAAGCGAAAAAAAGAGCTTGAGGAAGTCGAAGCGGATGTGGAACGAACAAAACAACTATGGGAGTGGCAACAAGAAAAAGAAGCGGTCGAACAAGAGCTCGCCGCGCTGCGCCGACATGAATCCGGCATCCGCGAGCTTGAGGAGAAAAAGGAGCGCGCTGAGCAAGCGGAGCGCATCTGGCCGTATTGGGAGCAGTGCGAGCAGGCATGCCGCTTGCGGGCAGAGGCGTTTCGTCGGCATGAAGAACTGGCGCGTCGGTTAGAGGAAGCCCAATCGAGTTATGAAGAAGCGGTGCGCCGTTATGAACGGGCTCGCCAAGAAAAGGCGCAGCGCGAACCGGAATTGCTTGCCCAGATGGAACGGCTGCGGCAGGCGGAGCAGCTCGAGCGGCAAATGGAAGCGCTCAGGCAGGAGCTCGCGGCCCTCAATGAAGAACGGGAGCGCCTCATCGCCAAGGAGAAGGCAGCCGCGCGCCGGTTTGAAGAGGCGTCGGCCTGGTATGAGCGCGGCGCGAAGCGGCAGCAGGAGCTAAAAGAAGAGCTGAAACGGCATGAAGAGGCGCTGGCTGGAAAAGATGAGTCAGAGCGGGCGTACAGGCAGAAGCAGAATATTGAGCAGGCGGCGTCGGCCATCGCTCGCGTCGATGCCCAGCTTCGGCAAAAGGAGGCTGTTTGGCGCCGGTCGAAAGAGGAAAAGTTGGAGAGGGAACGCCGAGCAGCTGCTGTCAGTTCCCGGCTTCACGAGCTGTTCCGGCGTGTGGAACAGACGTATCGTTTCGTCTGCAGGCGGCAGCAGGACGCTGAAAAACAATTGTATACTTTCCAGAAAGCCATGGAGGCGGAGCGGCAGCGAGCGGAGGAAGCGCGGACGGCGCAACTCGCCTCTGCCTTGGCTGAGCGGCTCCGCCCCGGCGAGCCGTGTCCAGTGTGCGGATCGCGCGAGCATCCGCACCCGGCCGTTGCAATGCACGATGTCCAGCCAAGCCGGCTGTCGGAGCTTGAAGCGGAGCGGCAGCGATATCAACAAGACTGGCAAACGGTCGTTTCGTTCAAGGCACAGCTCGAGCAGCTCGCTGAGCTGGCGGTAGGCCATGAAGCGCCGCCTGTGTTTGCCGAAAGCGGCTCGGTGGAGGAGACCGTCGACCTTACGGTGGAAGTGCGGGCGCTGGCGCAAGATGTCATCGAATTGAAAGAAGCTGTGTACCGGGCGCTTGCCGAATGGAACGAAGCCGAGTCAGCGCGGCGCGAAGCGGAGAAAGCGTACCAATGGATAGCGGTTGACATCGAAGCGCTGCAAGCTGAAAAGCAGCGGCTGGAGGAAGGGCGAAGTCAGCTTGAACAGCAATGGCGACAGATGTATCCTTTCCTTTCGCTTGAGACGATCGATGCTGTGTATGAACAGCTACGTGAACGGGAAAAAGTGCGGCGCGACGTGCAAAAACGGCTGGAGGACAGCGTGCTGTTTTTAGAGGAAAAACAGCGGGCCAAAGAGGAAGCGGCTGAAGAGCGGCGCCGGCTTGAGACGGAGCGGGTGCGTCTTGACTCGCTGATTAGCGCCAAGCAGCAGCAATGGAACGAATATGAGCGGCAACGGGGCGAGAAGGCGGGCTCAGGCCCAGCGGCCGTGCAGCTTCAGAAGGCGGAGGCCGAATGGCGCCAGTTGCAAAACGGCGAGCAACAGGCGTATGAGGCCTGGCAGCGAGCCCAGCGGGAATATCGAATGCTTGAAAGCGAAACAAAAGCAGCCAAGCAGGCGTGGGAAGAAAGCGTCCGCCGCGAAGAAGAGGCGCTCGCTCGCTGGCGCGGCGCGCTTTCGGACACCATGTTTGCCGATGCCGAACAAGTCAAGCAAGCGAAGGCGGAAAAAGCGGAGCGGGATGAATGGAATGAGGCAATCCGCCGCTATTGGCGCCAAATCGAGCAAGCCGAACATCGCCTCGCCCAGCTGGCCGCCGCCATCGGAGGGGCGGCGGTGAGCGCTGAACAATGGGAGACGATGCAGTGTGTATACGCCGAGTTGAAGGAGCAAGTGGAGGCGATGACGCAGCAGCTCGGGGCGGCTCAAGCGAAGGTAGAAGAGTTGAGAAAAAAACATAGCCGCTTTGTTGAACTGGAGGAGAAGCAGGCGGAGCTCAGCCGGCGCATCGAGCGGTATAAACAGCTGCAGGCGCTGCTTCGCGGCAACAGCTTTGTCGAATTTATGGCTGAAGAGCAGCTCGAGCAAGTAACCGCCATGGCTTCGGAACGGCTGCAGCGGCTGACACGGCACCGGTATTCGCTCGAATTGGATTCGCAAGGCGGGTTTCTGATCCGCGATGATGCCAATGGCGGCGTCAGACGGCCGGTATCGACGCTCTCGGGTGGGGAGACATTTTTGACGTCACTGTCGTTGGCGTTGGCGTTATCGGCGCAAATTCAGCTGCGCGGCGAGTATCCGCTCCGCTTTTTCTTCTTGGACGAAGGGTTTGGCACCCTCGACGCTGAGCTGCTTGAGACGGTCATTTCCGCCTTGGAAAAGCTACATACCGAGCAACTAGCGGTCGGCGTCATCAGTCATGTTCAAGAAATTCGCAACCGTCTGCCGCGACGGCTCATCGTCGAACCGGCTGAACCGTCCGGACGTGGCACGCGCGTCTGGCTGGAAATGATTTGA
- a CDS encoding exonuclease SbcCD subunit D, producing the protein MRILHTADWHFGRTLEGRSRMAEQEAFVDELVEIVKKEQIDIILVAGDVFDSVNPPAAAEQLFYESLARLSDKGRRPVAVISGNHDHPDRISAARTLMCAHNIFLFGRPQAAVCRIDVPSCGETMMLAPLAYPSESRLAELLSSDCKETTMRDRYDDRIRALLAAMAASFTAETVNVAMSHLYVAGGRTSDSERPIEVGGAYTVAAESLPKAAQYVALGHLHRPQDVKRAKTAARYSGSPLAYSFSEAGQAKSVTVVDVHPGGAAKVAEIPLAAGKPLIRWKATEGLAQVYRWCEEGRDRSSWIDLEIHVTESLTMEEIDRLRKLHPGFVHIRPVLPNRPEEMMEMSREPLSLEEMFHRFYERQTGGQTPDEELVRLFLELAAEEEKEGEGE; encoded by the coding sequence ATGCGCATTTTGCATACCGCGGATTGGCATTTCGGGCGAACGCTCGAGGGGCGGAGTCGGATGGCTGAGCAAGAGGCGTTTGTTGATGAGCTTGTGGAGATTGTCAAGAAAGAACAAATCGACATCATCCTTGTGGCCGGCGATGTATTCGACTCCGTCAATCCGCCGGCCGCTGCGGAACAACTGTTTTATGAAAGCCTCGCCCGCCTGTCCGACAAAGGACGCCGCCCGGTGGCGGTCATCAGCGGCAACCACGACCACCCCGACCGGATCAGCGCCGCCCGGACGTTGATGTGTGCGCACAACATTTTTCTTTTCGGCCGCCCGCAAGCGGCTGTTTGCCGGATTGACGTCCCGTCATGCGGGGAAACGATGATGCTTGCTCCATTGGCCTATCCGTCCGAATCGCGCCTTGCTGAGCTGTTGTCATCCGACTGTAAGGAGACGACGATGCGCGATCGGTACGATGACCGCATCCGCGCTTTGTTAGCGGCGATGGCAGCCTCGTTCACAGCGGAGACGGTCAATGTCGCGATGAGCCATCTTTACGTCGCCGGCGGACGTACGTCCGATTCCGAGCGGCCGATTGAAGTCGGCGGCGCTTATACGGTGGCGGCTGAGAGCTTGCCGAAAGCCGCGCAATATGTGGCGCTTGGCCATCTGCACCGGCCGCAGGATGTCAAGCGGGCCAAGACGGCGGCGCGCTATTCTGGCTCGCCTTTGGCGTACAGCTTTTCCGAAGCCGGTCAAGCCAAATCGGTCACGGTCGTTGACGTGCATCCAGGCGGCGCGGCCAAGGTGGCGGAGATACCGCTCGCTGCCGGCAAACCGCTCATCCGTTGGAAGGCGACAGAGGGGCTCGCTCAAGTATACCGTTGGTGTGAGGAAGGAAGAGACCGATCAAGCTGGATCGATTTGGAGATCCATGTGACCGAGTCGTTGACAATGGAAGAAATTGATCGGCTGCGCAAGCTCCATCCCGGATTTGTCCACATTCGCCCGGTGCTTCCCAATCGGCCGGAAGAGATGATGGAAATGAGCCGCGAGCCGCTTTCACTTGAAGAAATGTTTCATCGCTTTTACGAACGGCAGACTGGGGGACAAACGCCAGATGAAGAGCTCGTCCGCCTCTTTTTGGAGCTGGCGGCGGAAGAAGAGAAGGAAGGAGAGGGAGAATGA
- the addA gene encoding helicase-exonuclease AddAB subunit AddA, which yields MNATIRPKPAGSRWTDEQWKAIAAGGRDILVAAAAGSGKTAVLVERIIQKVTAEEGAVDIDRLLVVTFTNVAAAEMKARISEALERELAKRPHSLHLRRQLSLLPRAAISTLHSFCLDVIRKYYYLLDLEPSFRIADETEIELLKEDVLEELLEEEYGKPDNERFFAVVDAYTGDRSDAELQEMIVSLYEFSRSHPEPDEWLAGLTSMYDVDERTDIKTLPAARYIAQHAAMELAAAKRLIRRALELAEEPSGPRPYAERLREDLEMIAKLEAQLSGPWAELHRALKALSFGRLPACRGKDYDGRLIDETKSLRDQAKKKMEALRDNVFSLDPSVWLRHMREMKPIVETIAALVRRFAVMFQAAKREKGIVDFSDLEHYCLHILRRRDPETGEWQPSSAALEYQAQFDEVLVDEYQDTNLVQEAILQLVKKGSERTGNLFMVGDVKQSIYRFRLAEPMLFLDKYKRFTADGEEGGMKIDLASNFRSRREVLDGTNFLFAQLMGETVGEMVYDEAAQLKYGADYPEREDAAPEVMIINRQRAAEEDEEEASEWEAAELEARLMAKKIKEIVSTPFYVYDRSSGQPRRAMYRDIVILVRSMTHAPQMIEQLQAQGIPAAADLSSGYFQATEISVMLSLLKVIDNPHQDIPLAAVLRSPLFRFDENELAMIRLADPKGTFYEALCSFRQKPAETEEEANTQRKAAAFLERLEGWRTMARRRSLADLIWKLYRDTQFYDFVGALPGGRQRQANLRALYDRARQYESTSFRGLFRFLRFIERLQERGDDLGAARPLSEQEDVVRIMTIHSSKGLEFPIVFLAGLARSFHTRDLHHPYLLDKELGFAARFVHPRLRISYPTLPLLAIQTKKRLELLAEEMRILYVALTRAKEKLYLLASVNDAAKEIEKWKSAASERGWLLPDDVRASARSYLDWIGRALIRHRDGGTLAGTKAPEEVASHPSVWRIAIVPAADLRGEEAAREEMDGGVLLALEQGRSVPVEGGWQKEVKRRLLWRYSHEKETAVRAKQSVSELKEHRALFGEQADEWRPHQGPAPVFSRPRFMQEKTLTPAEKGMALHIVMRHLDLQAPLDESSIRSQIARLVEKELLSAEQAEAVDIAAIAAFFTADLGRRLCAAREVHREVPFSLGLPADELYGGEGMEKGRRVLVQGVIDCVFADERGYVMIDYKTDEVTRRFAGQKEEAARFLLSRYGTQMRLYRRAIEQIWRATVAECYLYSFDGGFVVAVE from the coding sequence ATGAACGCCACGATTCGTCCGAAGCCGGCTGGGAGCCGATGGACGGATGAACAATGGAAGGCGATCGCCGCCGGCGGCCGGGACATTCTCGTCGCCGCGGCGGCCGGATCCGGGAAAACGGCCGTTCTCGTCGAACGGATCATCCAAAAAGTGACGGCGGAAGAAGGAGCGGTCGATATCGACCGGCTGCTTGTCGTTACCTTTACCAATGTGGCAGCCGCAGAGATGAAAGCAAGAATCAGCGAGGCGCTCGAGCGGGAATTGGCCAAGCGTCCGCATTCGCTCCATTTGCGGCGTCAACTCAGCCTGCTTCCCCGTGCCGCGATCTCGACGCTCCATTCCTTTTGCTTGGATGTCATTCGCAAATATTACTATTTGCTTGATTTGGAACCATCGTTTCGCATCGCGGATGAAACGGAAATCGAGCTGTTGAAAGAGGATGTCCTTGAAGAGCTGCTCGAGGAGGAATACGGAAAGCCGGACAACGAGCGGTTTTTCGCTGTCGTGGATGCCTATACGGGCGACCGGAGCGATGCGGAGCTGCAGGAGATGATTGTCTCCCTTTATGAATTTTCCCGCTCCCATCCGGAACCAGATGAATGGTTGGCCGGTTTGACCTCGATGTATGATGTCGACGAACGAACAGATATAAAGACGCTGCCAGCAGCCCGCTATATCGCGCAACATGCCGCGATGGAGCTAGCGGCGGCCAAACGGCTGATCCGAAGGGCGCTTGAGCTCGCCGAAGAACCGAGCGGGCCGCGGCCGTATGCCGAGCGGCTGCGCGAAGATCTGGAGATGATCGCCAAGTTAGAGGCGCAACTTTCCGGGCCGTGGGCTGAGCTGCATCGAGCGCTAAAGGCGCTGTCGTTTGGGCGGCTGCCGGCTTGCCGCGGCAAGGATTATGACGGGCGGCTGATCGATGAAACAAAGTCGCTGCGCGATCAGGCGAAAAAGAAAATGGAAGCGCTGCGCGACAATGTGTTTTCGCTCGATCCATCCGTTTGGCTCCGCCATATGCGGGAAATGAAGCCGATCGTTGAAACGATCGCTGCCCTCGTCCGCCGTTTTGCCGTCATGTTCCAAGCGGCGAAACGGGAAAAAGGCATCGTTGATTTTTCCGACTTGGAACATTATTGTTTGCATATTTTGCGGCGGCGCGATCCAGAAACGGGCGAATGGCAGCCTTCCTCCGCCGCCTTGGAATACCAGGCGCAGTTTGATGAAGTGCTTGTTGACGAGTATCAAGATACGAACCTCGTTCAAGAAGCGATTTTGCAACTGGTGAAAAAAGGGAGCGAACGAACAGGCAATTTGTTTATGGTCGGCGACGTGAAACAGTCGATTTACCGATTCCGCCTTGCCGAGCCGATGCTGTTTTTGGACAAATACAAACGATTCACCGCCGACGGGGAAGAAGGGGGGATGAAAATCGATCTCGCGAGCAACTTCCGCAGCCGCCGCGAAGTGCTTGACGGGACGAATTTTCTGTTTGCGCAACTCATGGGGGAAACCGTCGGCGAAATGGTTTACGACGAAGCGGCGCAGTTGAAATACGGCGCCGATTACCCGGAAAGGGAGGATGCGGCGCCGGAAGTCATGATCATCAATCGGCAGCGTGCGGCGGAAGAGGACGAAGAGGAAGCATCGGAATGGGAAGCGGCGGAACTCGAGGCGCGGCTGATGGCGAAAAAAATCAAAGAGATTGTTTCCACTCCGTTTTATGTATACGATCGTTCGAGCGGGCAGCCGCGGCGCGCCATGTACCGTGACATCGTCATCCTTGTCCGCTCGATGACGCATGCGCCGCAGATGATCGAGCAGCTGCAGGCGCAAGGCATCCCGGCGGCCGCGGATTTATCGTCCGGCTACTTTCAGGCGACGGAAATTTCCGTCATGCTCTCGCTGTTAAAAGTAATCGACAACCCGCACCAAGACATTCCGCTCGCCGCGGTGCTCCGGTCGCCGCTCTTTCGCTTTGACGAGAACGAACTCGCCATGATTCGCCTTGCCGATCCAAAAGGCACGTTTTATGAAGCGCTCTGTTCATTTCGGCAAAAGCCGGCGGAAACGGAAGAAGAGGCCAACACCCAAAGGAAAGCGGCGGCTTTCTTAGAGCGGCTCGAGGGCTGGCGTACGATGGCGCGCCGCCGCTCATTAGCTGATCTCATTTGGAAGCTGTACCGCGATACGCAATTTTACGATTTTGTCGGCGCACTGCCGGGCGGCAGGCAGCGGCAGGCGAATTTGCGCGCTTTGTATGACCGCGCGCGGCAGTACGAGTCGACGTCGTTTCGCGGCTTGTTTCGCTTTCTTCGCTTCATCGAGCGGCTGCAAGAGCGCGGGGACGATTTAGGGGCGGCCCGGCCGCTCAGCGAGCAGGAAGACGTCGTGCGCATCATGACGATTCACAGCAGCAAAGGATTGGAATTTCCGATCGTATTTCTCGCCGGGCTTGCGCGTTCGTTTCATACGCGCGATTTGCATCACCCATATTTGCTTGATAAAGAGCTGGGCTTTGCCGCCCGCTTTGTCCACCCGCGGCTGCGCATCAGTTATCCGACGCTGCCGCTGTTGGCCATCCAAACGAAAAAGCGGCTTGAACTGCTCGCTGAGGAGATGCGCATTTTGTATGTCGCGCTCACAAGGGCAAAAGAGAAGCTGTATTTGTTGGCGTCGGTCAACGATGCGGCCAAGGAGATTGAAAAATGGAAAAGCGCTGCTTCGGAACGCGGCTGGCTTCTCCCCGACGATGTGCGGGCTTCGGCCCGCTCCTACTTGGATTGGATCGGCCGGGCGCTCATCCGTCATCGTGATGGGGGGACGCTTGCGGGAACGAAGGCGCCTGAAGAGGTCGCCTCCCACCCGTCTGTATGGCGCATCGCCATCGTGCCGGCCGCCGATTTGCGCGGCGAAGAGGCTGCGAGGGAGGAGATGGATGGCGGCGTGCTTCTTGCCCTCGAACAAGGGCGATCCGTTCCCGTAGAAGGAGGGTGGCAGAAGGAGGTCAAACGCCGCTTGTTGTGGCGGTATTCGCATGAGAAAGAAACGGCCGTGCGCGCCAAGCAATCGGTGTCAGAACTCAAAGAACATCGTGCGCTCTTTGGTGAGCAAGCGGACGAATGGCGGCCGCACCAAGGGCCGGCCCCGGTGTTTTCCCGGCCGCGCTTCATGCAGGAGAAAACGTTGACGCCGGCTGAAAAAGGGATGGCGCTCCATATCGTCATGCGCCATCTCGATTTGCAAGCGCCGCTTGATGAATCGTCGATCCGCAGTCAAATCGCCCGCCTTGTTGAAAAAGAGCTGCTGTCGGCAGAACAAGCCGAAGCGGTCGACATAGCGGCGATCGCTGCCTTTTTCACTGCAGATCTTGGCCGCCGCCTTTGCGCCGCCCGCGAAGTGCACCGTGAAGTGCCGTTCAGCTTGGGGCTTCCGGCAGATGAACTGTACGGCGGCGAAGGAATGGAGAAGGGCCGGCGCGTCCTTGTGCAAGGGGTGATCGATTGCGTGTTTGCCGACGAGCGCGGCTATGTGATGATCGACTATAAAACCGATGAAGTAACCCGCCGTTTTGCCGGACAAAAGGAAGAAGCGGCCCGTTTTCTGCTCAGCCGCTACGGAACGCAAATGCGCTTGTATCGGCGGGCCATCGAGCAAATTTGGCGCGCGACGGTGGCGGAATGCTATTTGTATTCGTTTGACGGCGGATTTGTTGTAGCTGTTGAGTGA